The Salicibibacter halophilus DNA window GTCACCGGTGTGCAAAAATCTGCCGTGAGATGGCGGCTGCATAAATTCCTCGACCCTGAGGCGGTTTCCTATCCGTCTTCAGGGTTTCTTTTTATGATGAGATGACACTCTACATCAGTGCCTTTGTCAAAAAATTATCAAATTTTACGAAGCCATTATTTTAGATATTATGATGCCCTACCGATGGTTGGGCTGTATGTGAACGTCTGCGTACTGAGGGATTCAATATAGGTATTTTGATAATAACAGGGGTAAAGGTAGCATCCGGCGATTTTGCCGCCATTTATCCTTAAACCACATATAAGTAGCAATACCACTCAAGATAAAGCATTGAGCTAGGTGCTCTTTGCTTCTTTATATTCCTTCATGATTTTATAAAATGTGTTTTTCTTTAGTTCTAACATACCCATAAACATAACGCCTGTTATGTTGTCTCCATTTCTCCATTTTAGATGGTTGTCTTCTATGATCTGTAGCTGTTTCTTGCTCAAATTGGAAAGGTTCATTTGCGGTCGCCCTAAATGTTTCCCTTGAGACTTAGCCACTTCGATCCCTTCAGCTTGTCTCTGACGAATTTTCTTTCGTTCTTGATCCGCAACATACGAAAGCAAAGATAAAAATTGATCTTCCATTAACTGTCCCATATCACCCATCTCACGGAACTTACGGCTGTCAAATAAATATTCATTCTCTAATACGACAATACCTGCTTTTAATTCTCTTGTTATGTATTTCCATTCTGAAATCACTTCATCATAGTTACGCCCCAAACGATCAAGCGCATCCATATAGATGATATCTTTTTCATTAAGAACCTTGCGCAGTAATTGATATTGGGGACGTTCAAAATTTTTCCCACTCGCTCGATCAACAAAAATACGACGTGCCTCAACGCCTTTCTCTATCATTTTGTGTAACTGTCGCTGTTCATTCTGGTACTCACTCGTATGTATCCGTAAGTAGCTGCCATGATCATCACCCCTATTGTTTTGGTTACTATTCATTATAAAGCTTTTGTTTATAAAGGTGAATGTCAATAATAAACGTTTATAAAAATTTTTCACAACATTTATAAACTTGATATGCTGCCGTTTTATAAATATTTTCTTGCTTTCCTTAAAGATATACCTTTATAAACGCTGTGATAATATCCATATATTTATAGGACAAATGTTTTTCTAGCGTATTGGCGTCTTCAAAGATTCTCCATATTTATTTGGTATCTTTTATGTTGAGGTCGATGATTAAAGACCTGCGGTAATATGTCAAGTTCAAAATCACAGTAAATGAAGTTGTCAAAGGACATTTAGGCGAAAAAAGCGCGCACTGAACAACACCAGTAATAAAATGTAAAATACTGGTAAAATGAAAGGCTAGCCCTCAGCCGATGTCGGTCAGAGGTTCACGCCCCTTTCTGGCGTAAAGAGTTGGTTTTTGCGTAGCAGCGCATCCACCAATCGCACGAGTTTTCTTGCCGTGAGCACGAGTGCACGTTTGTGTTGATGTTTCGGGACTTCTTGATACTTCTTCTGATAAAAGACTTGGTATTCCGGAATTTGCCTTCGTACCGAGTTGGCGGCTTCAACGAGGTAATAACGCAAATAATGGTTCCCTTGACGTGTCAGTGAAGTATCTTCGGCGGTAAACCGCCCGGACTGGTGTTTTCGCCAGTACAGTCCCGCATATTTAGCTATTTTTGTTTCATCGGGAAACCGGTCAATCTGACCGAGTTCGGCAATGATGCCTGCGGCGAAGACCGGACCAATGCCCGGGATTGATTCCAGCGTCTGCGTCAGTCCTTTCATGATTCGAGTAATGGACTGATCGATCGCCTTGATTTGCTTTTGGAAGGAACGAATGAGCTCAATGGACGTTCCTAAAAGTACATCGATGGAATCTTCGACCACTTTGTCCAATCGGTACGATGAACGGACGGCTTTCTGGATGGATGCGGCGACAGCTTCCGGATCGGGAAAACGATTTCTCCCTTTCTCTTGAAGAAACCGAGCCAGGTCCTCAAGCGGAAGCTGGGCAAGTTCATCCAGGCTGTATTTTTCAAGAAAGAGTTCCATCATAGCATGGCCAAACACCGATGAATCCACTTCTTTGGAAAAGGTGTTGCATTTATACTCCAAGTGCTGCAAGAAGTGTTGTTTCTCTTTCGTCATCGCTTTGGTCAAGTGATAACGCGAACGTGTCAACTGCTGGAGAGCCACGTATTGGCTTTCTTTGACAACGGACATCTGATTGCGCCCGAAACGCATATAATCGGCGATCACAAAGGCGTCAATCTCATCGGTCTTGTTCATGTCTGCGAAGCTCTTTTTAAAGTTGGCGATCTGCTTCGGATTGATCACAAAGACTTGGGCGCCATAGGGTTTTAAATCATCGTCATCATGCAAGAACATGGATGGATGAAAACTGTAGACGGATGTGGACTCCAGACCGATCTTTAGGATGTCAACCTCTGTATCGGCCAAGAGCTCGAGCAACCGTTCTTTGAGCACCTGGGCACCCGGCCAGTCATTGGAAACCGTAAAAACCGAAAGCTGATCACCTTCTTGATCAAGCACACACACTTTCATATCAAACGAGCTAACGTCAAGCCCGACAAACATTCGCATGGGGGGATTCCTCCTTTCATTGTAGAATCATTCGGTCGTTCTTTGGACGCCTCGAGATATCTCTAGTGTGAACGCCGATCATCAACCTCGTGTATCAGAACTCCATCGGCATTGAAAGCCGCCCCAGGGGCTGCTTCCCCTGAGTTCAAGAGGCCGAGGGCTCAGCCTGCGAGTAGGAAGTGCCGCACGTACACTGAGAGACAGTCTTTAGTTGTGGTCGAACCACAGGAGAGAAAAGAATTGTCCCAAATGATCCTATGATCATTATCTAGAAATATCTAGAGACATCCAAGGAAAAACCATATGAATCTACAAAATATCTTGTGGAATTTGCCCAAGATTTGAAGGGCTTAAACTTACTATACGAGGAGGGAGTCTGCATGAAAAACAAAAAGTTCTTACTCATTCCATCGCTTGCTATTACTGCTTTATTGGTGGCAAGTCCGATTGGTATTACATGGGCATCTGGAGATCAAAGTGAAGGCGGTATGATGAATGGAATGATGATGGAAGATGGCAAGAATGAGATGATGGATGCTATGAATTCCCCAGAGGGTGAAAAGATGATGAATGCTTGTCAGGATTTCATGTCCTCCAATAACACAGAAGAATCAGATTAACTGGGGATTGAAGTCATAGTAGGTTTCTCAAGTTCTTCATCAATGATTATCACTTTATCGAAATATGCTTGTTCTTGAGAAGAATGTCATACGGTATTTCTGCAAGAACCAGGCGTCCATGACAACGTCCCTACCGTTCGATTGTAACCTTTTTAAATCTGATACCGAAAGGGCTGTCCCAATGGTTAATGACCTTATGAGGCAGCCCTTTCATGTTTGAAACACGATAAGGCGACCCGAGTGAGAGATAACTAAATGTTTGAACCCCACCCTAATCTAAGCTATACCCTATTATTTTTACTTCTTGAAGGAATATAGTAATTGATGTGTATTTTTCTGAAATGGTCACTTTACCTAATTAGCAAGCATATATGGGGGCGGCAACGATTCGGAAAATATATGGATATTTTTCCCAACTCTGCCGATAATGAGTAGATAATTATCTGGCATAGAAAAAGCCCTAGCATAAGGGCTTGAGGTAACTCCAGATACTTCTTTTGGACGAAACTGCGGCGGCTTTCCACCGACTATGGGGAATCAATAACTCTTGGGTGCCTAAAGGCAAAGAAACAAGCTGTAGAAAAATAATTGCAAATGTAATTGTGCGCTTATAAAAGGAGAAGACAATTAAAGTCCAGTGGCTAAGTTGGTGGGCATTGGGTTTTACCACCGCGTTAGCGGTTTAGTCCAACATGGATTATCGGTGGGGTTTCCTGCCCTTTTCCGATGTTATCGGAGGAGTCAAGGAGATTAACCCCGGAAAAACTGTGCCGATAATATTTCTCCAGTGATAACATCGTCTTTCCCTACATGGCAACAATCTTTCAGTAATCCCTCGGAATATTGTCGGCTGAGTTTAAGAAAATGGCCCGAAAAAACAGGAATCGTTGCCATCCCTTATAGTATGATGAATTTCGGTCAGTTAGCAAATGGCAGGAGGAGTACAATGACAATGAAATACATTATTACAATTATAGCTCTATCAATTGTTTATATTTTGATACCTTTTACAGCAAGTGCACATGTGAAATGGTTTTCAACAGAGACACCTATTAAAGCTCCTCTTGAGGAAATTGTTTCACCATTGTTTATCACACTTACTTTAATCATATCAGTTACTTTAGGAGTACTTCCGAAACTTTCAACTAAATTACAGCATTTCAATTTGGTGAAAACGGCCGATAAACGATTAACATCTTTAAGACCTTACTCACCTATATTGCTAAGACTGGGAGTTGCTTTTGCTTTAATGATTCAACTACTCTCTGGAAGTATTTTAGCACCAGAAATTCCTGTCAGACAAATGACCATGTGGATTGCTATTTTGACAATCAGTTTACTTCTCATGCCGAATAAAATGGCAACACAATTGGGTGCCATAGGATTATTTATGTTATTTGTTTTCGAGATTCAATTTTTTGGTTTTTTTCATATGCTGGAATATAGTTATTATCTAGCCATTGTCCTTGCTTTGCTTATTCAGAAAACAAGATATCATCATTTTGGAATACCAATTCTTTATCTTGGAACAGGGTTTTCTCTTTGTTGGGCTGCCTTGGAAAAGTTGGTATTTCCGGAACTTAGTATAAATATTATTGAAAGCTTTAATATCCCAACATTCGGTATAGAACCATCCATTTTAGTTGTTTTAGGTGCTTTCATTGAATTTGTATTGGGTTATTTATTATTAATTGGAATCTTCAACCGCCTGTTAGCATTGTCAATAACCCTTCTTTTTTTCATGACAACGACAGTTTTTGGCATTACCGAGATAATTGGCCATTCTATCATACACATTATCTTAATTATTTTTATCATCGAAGGAAAAGGGTTTTATCCCACACCTATTGAAATCCATCGAGGTTTACGTCATCAAACGGTTTTTATTGTATTTAACTTTTTACTCATAAATTTAGCTCTTCTACTTCTTTATTATCGTTTTGCTTAGTTTTTGGTATAGTACAGAACTTTCTTGTAACCATTCAGTTCGTTGGAGAAATCCAAAAGTAGGCACCCACCGCCGGTTACATTCATATACTATGGATGATAACTGATTAATGAAGTGAAGCCAATGTATTACCATTCTCCATATGTATGTCCTTCTGCGTATCCATCCGGGTACCACCCAAGAGTGAGGGCTGAACATGCACAACCAAATGACATGATGCCTAATGGAAATATGAGCTCCATGATGGATATGATGCGGGGGGCGCTCTCAAGTTTTTCATCAATGATTACTACTGTATCGAAAAATGCTTGAAATATGATCGTTCTTGAGAAGAGTGTCATACAGCATTTCTGCAAGAACCAGGTATCCATGACAACACCCCTACCGTTCGATTACAACAGTTTTAAATCTGATACCAAAAGGGCTGGCTGTCCCAATGGTTAATGATCTTATGAGGCAGCTCTTTCATGTTTGAAACACGATATGGCGACCCGAGTGAGAGGTAACTAAATGTTTGAGCCCCACCCTAATCTGAGCCATACCTATTATTTTTACTTATTGACCAAATACAGTAATTGATGTTTATTTTTCTGAAATGATCACTTTACCTAATTGGCAAGCATATATGACATAGTGTCATCACTTTATGTGATGCTAATGTTGATGGATCCTGAACGAAATGAGGAAGTTGATGTATCGGCGTTACATCAACTTCAACCTATCGACATTCCATGTAAACAAAGCTTTTTGTATGAAAACACTTTTGGCTAGAAGGCATCAAGAAACCATGCCCTCCATATTTGTTTTGTAGGACTAAAACGTACATATTTTATTCGATAAGATCTATTTAAGCTGTTTCTGGATCAGCATTTGATATGGTGTATCCTTTCTTTTTGAGGTATTCGATCATTTTTTGTTCTTTTTGTTGTTTCTTTTGGTGAACGTATTCGGGGCCTAGTTCCTGATACGGTTCTCCATTTTTTAAGATGTTGTACGCGATGGTTACGATTAAATGAGCGGAAGCGAAATGAGCCTTTTTCTTGCCTTGCCGTTTCATAATTCTTCGCTGATGGGCAGAAATCCGGTTGTTTTGCCTGGCTGTCGTCAACGCGCATTGGACCGCCATGGTCTGTAATGCTTTGTTCCCTTTTGAGGTTTTACTTCCTTTTTTTTTACCAGCACTTTCGTTGTTTCCAGGACTTAATCCGGCCCAGGAAGCAAGGTGTTTGGAAGACTTAAATACGGACATGTCCACGCCCATTTCAGCGATGAAAGTGGCCGCGCCCGATTGATCCACGCCGGGAATCGTGTCCAAAAGTTCGACTTCTTTGCGATAAGGTTCTAGGCACTGATCGATTTGTTCTTCTAAGTCTTGGATCATTTTCTCAACATATAGCATGTGGTCCCAGTGATACTGCAGCATGTCACGGTGATGACGGCGTAAGCGACCATTGATGGCTTTGGCAATATCAGGGAGACTCGCTTTCGTGCGCCAGTGGACCATTTCCTGAAGTTCCTTCATCTCTATCTTTTCACCATTGATGATTGCTTCGAGGATGCGGCGTCCAGATAAACCAAAGATATCGGACAGAACCGACGTCAGCTTGATGTTGGCATCTTGAAGGATTTTGTGGATGCGGTTTTGCTCGGCTGTACGCTGGTGAGTCATCTTTTTTCGATAGCGCGTCAGATCTCGTAAATCGCGAATATCCTCCGGGGGAACAAAATTGCTTTCGATTAGCCCACTTTTCAATAGTTTGGCTAACCACTCGGCATCTTTGACATCGGTTTTGCGACCGGGAACATTTTTGACATGTTTTGCATTAGCAAGGATAAGCTGAAAATCACTTTCTAGAATGTTCCATACGGGCTTCCAGTAAACGCCGGTGCTTTCCATGACAAGATCGGTGACTTTAAATGATGCGAGCCAATCATTTAATTCCAACAATCCAGCTGTTGTGGTTGAAAATGATTGAATCGTTTTCTCCGGCTTCTTGTCTAATGGTCCAAATAAAGCACAAGCGACAATCGTTTCTTGGTGTACATCTAGGCCTGCACACCTTTCAATCATAGCTTCCATGGGACAACCCACCTCCTACATGAATGAACAATACAAATGACAGTGGATCTGTTTCAAAACTTTTGTATTCGTGCTCTAGGCACAGTAAATGGTTCTTTCATACTGTCAAAACCAGTTTCTTACGCAGGGTATCTTTTTCCAAAATCCACCAAAAAGCATTCAGCCTGGTTGTATTGTTAGTAAAGATATCGCCAATTCATAAAGAGGATATACTCCCATTTTGAGCAAACACCCATTTTCATGGTAGATGGTGGCTACCGGGAGCGTAGCCACATTGTTTCTTATATGAATGAACAAAATATTGTCTCTGAGGCACGTAATACAGCAATGACAATGGCTCAAGATAATTTTAACTCTTCCTTAAGTATGAACGCACAGAATGTAAGGAATATTCATTTACAAATGGCCCTACAACAGTTTGGGTTACAAAGCAGATATAGTGATTTTATTGAATCAAAAGGGTGGGATTATACTCCAAATGCCTCGATTCAAGAGCAGTTACATGCGCTAAAAGTATTTCAACAGATGTATTATAATCTATGAATATAGCCATTCCTGTGCCGATCATCATGATCGGCACAGATATTCCCCGAGCCCCTTGGAGAAATGAAGTTAAAGGTATGCTTCGGCTATGGCCTATAAGTCAGGGTGGGTGCTCTGAAGTTCTGACCACTGTATAAAAGAATACTTGAAATGTGCTCGTTCTTGAGAAAAAACGCATGTCTTTCCAAAACAATTAAAGACATATCGCCAACGGATGATTCAATTCTGAGACCTTCGAGAACTTTGGCGATATCCGCCCCAAAATTGGACCATTAGACACGTTCTAGTAAAAGTATTTTCTAAATAGAATGATAGCGTAAGGAGGGACAGGCCCTTGCGCAGACCATATCACTACTCAAATGCCTTCTCAGTATCGAAATCGAATGTTCAGTCAATCTTTATGGTAGCCGTCGCTTTTATCGTTGGAACCTTTCTTATTATTGCTATGCTAACGACTGCGGATAATCAACATCGCTTTTCTTCATCAGTCCTTCATGATTGGACGAAAGAGGCACAAAGTGATTGGTTTATCCATTTATTAGGGGCTGAAAATCGGTATTATCTAGATGCAATGCAAGATACTTCTACCCCCAGTTTGACAACAACAGTTATAGAGCTTGCTACGAATATGAACTTGAATGACCCACGCACATTTTTGGGAAGAGAGATTCCCGGTTTTTCAGGTTTTGACAATACGCTTGTAATTGCTGGGCAAGGAACTGACTTTACAAATATGGCTATGGAATCTCCCCCTCCTTTCGAGGAACATCAATATGAACAACCCGAAACTGATGGAAGTGAAAGGGGAGATACTGTAGACGATGATCCACCTGAGATTTCCGATGAAGAACCGATCATTCATCTCTTACATTCACATAGCCGTGAGTCTTTTTTGCCTGAAATCGAGGGAGACGATCCAAACCACCAAGAAATTAATATTGTTCAGGTTGGCAACTATCTAGCCGATCAATTTCGCGAATACGGGCTTCCTGTAGAAGTGTCTGATCATGACATTCAACAGAAATTAAATGAGCGAGAATGGGATTATAGCCAATCTTATGAGGTATCTCGCGAGATTCTCATGCAAGACGTGGAAGAACATGAACAACTCGAATTTTTCTTTGATCTTCACCGTGACTCTGTAGAACGAGAGCTTACTACAGCTACAATTAATGATGAAGTTTATGCGCGAACATTTTTTGTTATCGGAGAAGACCATCCGGACTATGAACATAATTTGGAAATGGCGGTAGAAATCCATCACCGCCTGGAGGATAAGTGGCCGGGATTAAGTAGAGGCGTCATGACCTCGGGAGGTGCCGGCGTGGATGGGGTTTATAATCAGGATTTATCACCGAATTCGATGACCATCGAATTCGGAGGGGTGGACAACACGTTTGAAGAAGTCTATCGCAGTGCTGACGCAGTAGCTGAAGTTATACAAGAATATATCTACGAGGAACTTGACCGTTAGATTTGGGGGTGTTTCTCGCCTCCTCTTCATTATCGTCAGCGTACAATTTCATTCCGCGTTTTGCTGCTAATACTGCACTTAGAGCCCCCCTCGTTGTTATAGCGAGGGGGTTCTAAATGCTTGGGGGGTATATTGTAGTAGGTGAAGTAAATGCCTAAGGGTATTACTTCATTTTGATCGTCTGAGCACAACAGTAAATGTAAGAACTGTTGAGAACCATGCCTCCATGTGAAAGCAGAAATTATTAACTTAAAATGAACGTAACCCATTTCGGTTGATTTCCTCATATTAGACAGGAGGCCATGTTTTGAATAGAAATTTATGTTTTCCTCCTTAACGGAACCTTCTTTCCATATGTTCCCATTCTCCAAAACCATTCAAAAGGGCCATAGTAAAACGTTTTTAGCCAGAGGTGGCTGAAAATCATTTGTACGACAAATAAAATGATACCTATAAAAAGGGCGAATACATAGCTTGGTTCCATCCAAATTCCGACCCTTTCAAAAATTGTTCTCCCACTGTGCATAAACAGACTTACGAATACCAGCGACTGCAAAAGGTAATTGGTGAAAGCCATTTTTCCAACAGCAGTAAATGGCAACAACGCATTTGATAGGGTCGTCGTTCTGCTCGTTCCTAAAAGAATAATGCTCATTAAGATTCCAACGGTTACGACAAACGGATAAAAATTTTCCAGAGGCGTGAAGACAAGGGCATCAACCTCATAATAAGGGGCTGTTTTTCCGGAAACACCAACAGTAAGGAAAATCAAAGATAGGAGCCACATTCGCTTTCTCCGTGCTATTGCTTGTGAAAGTAAACCCTTACGATAAGTGTACATCCCAAATAAGAAAAAGCCCAAATGTTCCACCATAGAAGAAAATTCATTAATGAGATATTCGGACCCCGTGGGAGATTCTCCCGGTCCAAGTAGTAAGTCTTTGAGCCATTCGTCAAGAGAAAACGAGTGAGGGAAAAAATAATTTAGAAAATCCACTCCAATCGTATACCCCAGCCAAAAAAACAAAGCCATTGTAAGCAACCACTTCTCTGGAAACTTAATAAAAAAAAGAAGTACGTAACCAGCCATGGCATACATAAGCAGGATGTCCCCCGCCCAAATGTAATACCCATGGAGAGCCCCAATTATAAATAGTAATAGCAACCTGCGGAATAACGTTGGGAATGGATTCAAATTTTTTTTGCTTAGTCTTTGATAAATAAGAATAAGACTGATTCCGAACATAAATGCAAATAATGGCCTGGCGCTATCTTCCAGTAAAATTGACATCAAGGTATCGATGGATTCATTGATAGAAGATTGGTTTTCCGTCTCTATGGAAGCCAATCCAGAAATATTTACTAAAAAAATAGCTAGTAAAGCTAATCCACGCAGTTGATCTAAAATCTTAATTCTATTACCCTGACCCTGACCTTCATTCTTCACCGATCGCATGAGAACCTTCTTTCCAAGTATTTACGTTTTCGAAAAACCTAGTTGGATTTTAAGAAAAAAATGTGTAGAAAGAGTGAAGTTGATAAAACTCCAAAAACGGGCATCTTTGTACATCCATATTCCTTCAGTCAAGATGACAAAAGAAAAGAGACTTCTCGAAGAAGCCCCTGTTTTAATATTATTCAGGTTGATTGGAACATCTGGATCAG harbors:
- a CDS encoding IS110 family RNA-guided transposase — translated: MRMFVGLDVSSFDMKVCVLDQEGDQLSVFTVSNDWPGAQVLKERLLELLADTEVDILKIGLESTSVYSFHPSMFLHDDDDLKPYGAQVFVINPKQIANFKKSFADMNKTDEIDAFVIADYMRFGRNQMSVVKESQYVALQQLTRSRYHLTKAMTKEKQHFLQHLEYKCNTFSKEVDSSVFGHAMMELFLEKYSLDELAQLPLEDLARFLQEKGRNRFPDPEAVAASIQKAVRSSYRLDKVVEDSIDVLLGTSIELIRSFQKQIKAIDQSITRIMKGLTQTLESIPGIGPVFAAGIIAELGQIDRFPDETKIAKYAGLYWRKHQSGRFTAEDTSLTRQGNHYLRYYLVEAANSVRRQIPEYQVFYQKKYQEVPKHQHKRALVLTARKLVRLVDALLRKNQLFTPERGVNL
- a CDS encoding DoxX family membrane protein, coding for MTMKYIITIIALSIVYILIPFTASAHVKWFSTETPIKAPLEEIVSPLFITLTLIISVTLGVLPKLSTKLQHFNLVKTADKRLTSLRPYSPILLRLGVAFALMIQLLSGSILAPEIPVRQMTMWIAILTISLLLMPNKMATQLGAIGLFMLFVFEIQFFGFFHMLEYSYYLAIVLALLIQKTRYHHFGIPILYLGTGFSLCWAALEKLVFPELSINIIESFNIPTFGIEPSILVVLGAFIEFVLGYLLLIGIFNRLLALSITLLFFMTTTVFGITEIIGHSIIHIILIIFIIEGKGFYPTPIEIHRGLRHQTVFIVFNFLLINLALLLLYYRFA
- a CDS encoding IS110 family RNA-guided transposase, whose protein sequence is MEAMIERCAGLDVHQETIVACALFGPLDKKPEKTIQSFSTTTAGLLELNDWLASFKVTDLVMESTGVYWKPVWNILESDFQLILANAKHVKNVPGRKTDVKDAEWLAKLLKSGLIESNFVPPEDIRDLRDLTRYRKKMTHQRTAEQNRIHKILQDANIKLTSVLSDIFGLSGRRILEAIINGEKIEMKELQEMVHWRTKASLPDIAKAINGRLRRHHRDMLQYHWDHMLYVEKMIQDLEEQIDQCLEPYRKEVELLDTIPGVDQSGAATFIAEMGVDMSVFKSSKHLASWAGLSPGNNESAGKKKGSKTSKGNKALQTMAVQCALTTARQNNRISAHQRRIMKRQGKKKAHFASAHLIVTIAYNILKNGEPYQELGPEYVHQKKQQKEQKMIEYLKKKGYTISNADPETA
- a CDS encoding spore coat protein, giving the protein MVDGGYRERSHIVSYMNEQNIVSEARNTAMTMAQDNFNSSLSMNAQNVRNIHLQMALQQFGLQSRYSDFIESKGWDYTPNASIQEQLHALKVFQQMYYNL
- the spoIIP gene encoding stage II sporulation protein P, with translation MRRPYHYSNAFSVSKSNVQSIFMVAVAFIVGTFLIIAMLTTADNQHRFSSSVLHDWTKEAQSDWFIHLLGAENRYYLDAMQDTSTPSLTTTVIELATNMNLNDPRTFLGREIPGFSGFDNTLVIAGQGTDFTNMAMESPPPFEEHQYEQPETDGSERGDTVDDDPPEISDEEPIIHLLHSHSRESFLPEIEGDDPNHQEINIVQVGNYLADQFREYGLPVEVSDHDIQQKLNEREWDYSQSYEVSREILMQDVEEHEQLEFFFDLHRDSVERELTTATINDEVYARTFFVIGEDHPDYEHNLEMAVEIHHRLEDKWPGLSRGVMTSGGAGVDGVYNQDLSPNSMTIEFGGVDNTFEEVYRSADAVAEVIQEYIYEELDR
- a CDS encoding DUF418 domain-containing protein translates to MRSVKNEGQGQGNRIKILDQLRGLALLAIFLVNISGLASIETENQSSINESIDTLMSILLEDSARPLFAFMFGISLILIYQRLSKKNLNPFPTLFRRLLLLFIIGALHGYYIWAGDILLMYAMAGYVLLFFIKFPEKWLLTMALFFWLGYTIGVDFLNYFFPHSFSLDEWLKDLLLGPGESPTGSEYLINEFSSMVEHLGFFLFGMYTYRKGLLSQAIARRKRMWLLSLIFLTVGVSGKTAPYYEVDALVFTPLENFYPFVVTVGILMSIILLGTSRTTTLSNALLPFTAVGKMAFTNYLLQSLVFVSLFMHSGRTIFERVGIWMEPSYVFALFIGIILFVVQMIFSHLWLKTFYYGPFEWFWRMGTYGKKVPLRRKT